The proteins below are encoded in one region of Nitrosomonas ureae:
- a CDS encoding fused DSP-PTPase phosphatase/NAD kinase-like protein, which produces MKYSIILMALMTILFTPLTQASGRVPFGHQVIEVQNYSRATEQIAISGMISDGGTQALAATGFKTVIDLRTKNEGTAEEKALVDRAGMMYFNIPTTVAGITREQVAEFTKIIESAQKPVLIHCGSGNRASAMWASYRITQGVEPEAAIKEARKMGLRPPLEEKLREIMLN; this is translated from the coding sequence ATGAAATACTCTATCATTCTGATGGCATTGATGACTATCTTGTTTACCCCTTTGACGCAAGCATCCGGACGCGTGCCGTTCGGACATCAGGTGATCGAGGTGCAAAACTACAGCCGCGCCACAGAACAAATCGCCATTTCCGGAATGATCAGCGATGGCGGCACGCAAGCCTTGGCCGCCACTGGATTTAAAACCGTCATTGACTTACGAACAAAGAATGAAGGAACCGCCGAGGAAAAAGCGCTCGTCGACAGGGCCGGCATGATGTACTTCAACATCCCGACCACGGTTGCCGGAATCACGCGGGAACAGGTGGCCGAATTTACCAAAATTATCGAATCCGCCCAAAAACCGGTCTTGATTCATTGCGGATCGGGTAACCGCGCCAGCGCCATGTGGGCCAGCTATCGCATTACCCAAGGTGTTGAACCGGAAGCAGCCATCAAAGAAGCACGCAAAATGGGTTTACGCCCGCCGCTCGAGGAAAAGCTTCGTGAAATTATGCTCAATTGA
- a CDS encoding MT-A70 family methyltransferase produces the protein MGASDDLLEEVGKRKFSTVLADPPWQFQNRTGKMAPEHKRLSRYPTMTLQEIKDLPVEAIVNDTAHLYLWVPNALLADGLQVMEHWGFTYKTNLIWYKIRKDGGPDRRGVGFYFRNVTEMILFGVRGKSARTLQPGRSQENIISSQKREHSRKPDEQYQIIESCSPDPYIELFSRGSRKSWFVWGNQSREYTLDWDTYSNHSQANIVPFKQRTLL, from the coding sequence GTGGGAGCATCTGATGATTTATTGGAAGAAGTAGGAAAACGAAAATTCTCAACTGTATTGGCTGATCCACCGTGGCAGTTTCAGAATAGAACAGGGAAAATGGCTCCTGAACACAAGCGTCTTTCACGATACCCAACTATGACTCTACAAGAAATTAAAGATCTTCCTGTGGAAGCCATTGTGAATGATACGGCGCATCTTTATCTATGGGTTCCAAACGCTTTGCTTGCCGATGGACTACAAGTAATGGAACATTGGGGTTTTACATATAAGACCAACTTAATCTGGTACAAAATTAGAAAAGATGGTGGCCCCGATAGAAGGGGCGTTGGTTTTTACTTCCGAAATGTGACCGAGATGATTTTGTTCGGAGTGAGAGGAAAAAGTGCACGCACGTTGCAGCCGGGAAGAAGTCAAGAAAATATCATCTCATCCCAAAAAAGAGAACACAGTAGAAAACCCGATGAACAATATCAAATCATAGAATCTTGTAGCCCGGATCCATATATTGAGCTTTTTTCAAGAGGGTCAAGAAAGAGCTGGTTTGTGTGGGGTAATCAGTCTCGTGAATACACCTTGGATTGGGATACATATTCTAACCACTCGCAAGCAAATATTGTTCCTTTTAAACAGCGCACGCTGCTATAA
- a CDS encoding sulfite exporter TauE/SafE family protein: MEILLTSILLGAGTGAVLALTGAGGAIIAVPLLIFGLHFTVAESAPIALLAVCVSSAIGALIALRQGKVRYRAAGFIAITGILVAPAGIWLAQKLPNAPLTVLFALVLFYVAVNMLRQSAQPMAEKKDAADPQSNLAAIPCRLEYEHGRLIWGWPCVRALGYSGIATGFISGLLGVGGGFVVVPALKRATNLSMQSILATALAVIALISAVGVASATVLGTMNWPVALPFATGALAGMLIGRAIAGYLAPSRLQQGFAVVSMGIAVWMILRLFWIG, translated from the coding sequence GTGGAAATATTGTTAACCAGCATACTGCTTGGCGCCGGTACCGGCGCCGTCCTAGCGCTGACCGGTGCAGGCGGAGCGATAATCGCAGTGCCCTTACTCATCTTCGGGTTGCATTTCACTGTGGCCGAATCCGCTCCGATCGCCTTGCTCGCAGTGTGCGTGTCATCAGCAATTGGCGCACTTATCGCGTTACGACAGGGAAAGGTGCGTTACCGGGCGGCAGGATTTATTGCAATTACCGGAATATTGGTAGCACCCGCCGGGATATGGCTGGCGCAGAAGCTGCCGAATGCACCCTTGACAGTGTTATTTGCACTGGTTTTATTTTATGTGGCGGTGAATATGTTGCGGCAAAGCGCGCAACCAATGGCTGAAAAAAAGGATGCGGCAGATCCGCAATCTAATCTTGCTGCCATTCCTTGTCGGCTGGAATACGAGCACGGTCGCTTAATATGGGGCTGGCCGTGTGTTCGCGCGCTGGGTTATTCAGGCATCGCCACCGGCTTTATATCAGGCTTGCTCGGGGTCGGCGGTGGTTTTGTGGTTGTTCCGGCGCTTAAAAGAGCCACCAATCTTTCAATGCAATCCATACTGGCTACAGCGCTGGCCGTCATCGCGCTTATTTCAGCCGTCGGGGTGGCCTCGGCAACTGTTCTGGGTACGATGAACTGGCCTGTTGCACTGCCTTTTGCCACCGGAGCATTGGCTGGCATGTTGATAGGGCGTGCTATTGCCGGTTATCTTGCACCTTCAAGGCTACAGCAGGGATTTGCGGTCGTTTCGATGGGCATAGCGGTGTGGATGATTTTGCGGTTATTTTGGATTGGTTAA